The proteins below are encoded in one region of Ostrea edulis chromosome 3, xbOstEdul1.1, whole genome shotgun sequence:
- the LOC130053356 gene encoding uncharacterized protein LOC130053356, with the protein MALSIAYWASYVNGQSKLTKKSEASVESGRVLRFTFDHELRVINSSVQASMRDTSYKVQVSVFLEESDNGIIKDVSCQCSMGEFKCHHMAATLLFGYKRASKTDVKCSWVKHPKSAPPKETVTMQELYPSNQPNYTYIFQLCF; encoded by the exons ATGGCGCTCTCTATAGCCTACTGGGCGTCGTACGTAAATGGCCAAAGCAAGCTGACCAAAAAGAGCGAGGCTTCAGTAGAAAGTGGAAGGGTGTTGAGGTTTACCTTCGACCATGAGCTGCGAGTGATAAATTCGTCGGTGCAGGCCTCAATGCGAGATACATCGTACAAAGTTCAAGTAAGT GTTTTTCTGGAAGAAAGTGACAATGGTATCATAAAAGATGTTTCATGCCAGTGTTCAATGGGAGAATTTAAATGTCACCATATGGCAGCAACACTACTGTTTGG TTATAAGAGGGCAAGTAAAACGGACGTTAAGTGTAGTTGGGTCAAACATCCCAAGTCAGCGCCACCTAAGGAAACAGTAACTATGCAGGAGCTGTATCCATCAAATCAGCCTAATTACACGTACATATTTCAGTtatgtttttga
- the LOC130053534 gene encoding uncharacterized protein K02A2.6-like: protein MNSQIEETMRNCSKCATFQNKQTPEPHKPSPVQDLPYQVVGCDLFDFQSKKYLILVDYFSHYADVVELKSPSTTSTLEAMKSVFSCHGIPRQLRSDNGPQFTSQQFKSFCRV, encoded by the coding sequence ATGAATTCCCAGATCGAGGAAACCATgcgcaattgctcaaaatgtgcAACCTTTCAGAACAAACAAACCCCAGAACCTCATAAGCCATCACCAGTACAAGATCTACCATACCAAGTAGTAGGATGTGATCTGTTTGACTTTCAGTCCAAAAAGTACCTCATCTTAGTGGACTACTTTTCACACTATGCTGATGTAGTTGAGCTGAAATCTCCGTCAACCACCTCAACGCTGGAAGCTATGAAGTCAGTGTTTTCTTGTCATGGAATACCTAGACAACTACGGTCAGATAATGGACCTCAGTTCACGTCACAGCAGTTCAAATCATTCTGTCGAGTGTAA